GGAGAATGACAAGATAATCCTGCCCGAATCCGTTGTTCATGACTCGCGTAGACGAGGTGCCGTCGATGCCTAGCCTCAAATCTGCGGTGGACACCTCTCCGGCAAACAGTCGTTCTGTCGTATTTGAAAACAGTTGTACGCCGACATATTTGCCAGAACCCGCGTATTCGAAATTCACGATATATCCCACGTAAATTCGCCCGTCTGAAATCGGCGTGGCAAGGCGGCGGCTGATTCCCAAGGTTTCACCATCCAGCGGGCTGACAGCGATCTTGTTGGCGCGCGGAGTCGGGTAGTCCGCAATCGCGGAGAAACTCAGATTCGAAACGGAGAATCGATTCGTGTCGCCGACCCAGATGTTCGTGCCCCACCCCGATCCTCCGCCTAAGTTGAACGCTTGTACACCTGAGGTGTAGGCAAACACTTCGACGATCTCGCTGACCCCATAAATCCCGACAGTTGCCGAGGCCGAAACAACTGAGGAGTAATGGTTGCTGAAAATCGAGTGAAACGCGTAGTGATTCGTGCTGCCCGGTCGCACCACGTGCTGGAGGTTCGAGCCCGCACCCTTATAAATAACCCGCGTGTGGCCGGAAATCACATCTCCGACGTTGTATAACGTCCCATTGATCGGCGCGGCGGGCGCGTTTGTTTCGCGGTGCAAAATCAGCACATCAAACGCCGGAGATTTTGTCCATCCGAGGCGGACGAATTCGTTCCCGTCATTCGTAACGCCCGCCGAAAGGACGGATGTAATCGCGTTCACCGTGAAAACCACATCAAACAGCTGCGGACTATTGGAGGCGGTATTGGGACCGACCCCGGTGTTGAACACAACGACCCGCCCCGTGTGAACGCCTGCCGCGAGATTCGTCGCCCACAGCGTCAACGAATGGGACTGTGAGTTACTCTCCGCTATGGAGACACCGGCGGTCGGGCTGACCACCAGCCATGCCGGCGCGTTGTTTGTAATCTGGTACGACAGCAACCGCTGACCGACATTGGTGACTGCAAACGACAACGTAACCGCGCCGCCGATAGTGCTTGTAGCTGCCAAGTTGCCTCCAATTCCGATGCCCGGCGGATTGTAGGCAAGGGTCGTTACCGATTGAGTATCGGAATTCGGACTCACACAGGTTCCTCCACCAACGGCCCGGACTCTGTAATAATATGTGACGCCATCGGTGAGCCCCGTCACAAGTGCACTCGTGCCTGTGACGACGCGATTGGAATATCCTGGAACAAAAGCAGATAGGATCGAATCACCAGTTAGCATTACATCATCGATTCGAAATTCCACTGAGGAAGAGGATTGAAACCGGATCCGCATATTCGTTCCGGCCATGGAAGCGGGAACATCATTCGTGCGATAGTACCAAGTTGCAGTACCGGTTCCCGTCGGCAACGATATCGTTCCGCAGGAGACCCAGTCCGTCCCATTCGTACTCGCTTCAAGCGCCAAGGAACTTCCATCTTCTGCATTCGTCGACTTTCGTACGCCGAATCGAATCCGCATATTCGAAAGCCCCGATGAGTCGATCCCAGCGATGATGAAATTTTCGCTAGGTGCATTAAGCATGACATTAAATCCGCCTGACGCAGTTGGATAGCCGGAGGAGGGAAACGTATTCCGCATATCGCCGCTTCCGCTCATGGTCAGAGCCACGTTATCGAATCGGTTGTTGCTCTCGTGAGTGGCGATGCTGTCTCCATTTGCCCCCGAAGTCCCCATCGATTCGTAAAAATTCGTGACCGAAACAGATGCGGAAAACGTCGAAGAGGTTGCCACATCGAGTCGATAGGAAGTAGCTCCCGCCAGGGCAAGCCAGTTTGCCGTGAAATTCGTGTAACCGATGCCGCTTGCGGCTGTCACAGTTGGCCCCGCCGTGTAACACGGCGTGGTGAGGGAGAACTCGGAACCGTAGCCTGTGCCCGCGCTGTTTTGCGCAAAGGCACGATAATAATAGGTGACGCCCGGCACCAAATTCGTCATGATCGCAGTGAATACTCCGGTCCCTGCACCATTGGTGGTTTGAGCTCCAGGTACAGTCGGCCCGGGCGAGGTGCTCCATACGACACCGCGATTGGTCACGCTTGCGCCGCCGTCGGAGGTCACGTTCCCGCCGCTCGTTGCCCATGTCAAATTTGTGTCTGAAGCCTCCGTCGTTGTGACTATCGGCGGGGATGCGCCGGGCGGAGAATACACGAGCTGAAGATTGGTCCCCGACTGGGCCACGCTGAAGGATCCGCCAAAAGATGGCGTGAATCCAGCCGTATTGACAGCAAAGCGGGACGGATCGAAACCAGAAATGCTGGATCCATTCATGATGGTCCAAGCATAGGACCCGGCGCTGTTGAAGCCGGCGGGATTCCCGTTCAAGTAAATCGTGAAGGTTCCCGACGGGGGAACAGTCAGCACACCGGAACCCGTTACCACGTCCCAATGAGTTCCTGGCGAGCCGGACACATTTGAAATGTCGAACGTATAACCCCCTCCGCTTTGAAGCGTGATCGATCCCGCGGTCAGGACACCCGTGCTGCCCGCCGAGTTACCTGGGCTGACGAGTCCGCCGATCGTCAAATTTCCAACCGTGCCGGTGCCGGAAAGCGTAGCCCCCGTTATCACCAAAACAGCGGAATTCGGAATGGATCCGCTTACCAGAAGGGTCCCGTTACTGACGGTCGTCGGACCGCTGTACGTATTATTCCCCGACAGAGTCAACGTACCAGTGCCTTCTTTGCCCAAACCGCCTGTTCCCGAAATGGTACCTCCGAAAGTCGTGCTGGAATTGCCCGCTATGGTCAAATGGCCGGATCCGAGTGTCACAGATCCGGACCCCGCGAGTGATGCCACGCGGGTATTGTTGTTACTCAAATCGAACGTGCCCGCACTGCCGACTGTCACCGCAGTGTTGGACGAAAGCCTGTCGACGCCACTCATCCTCAACGTGCCGCCATTCACGACGGTTGAGCCCGTATACGTGTTGACACCCAACAATACGACCAAACCGGGTCCTTGAACGGCAAGACCTCCGCTCCCGCTAATCGCACCGCTCGCCACCACTTCTCCCGCACCGGTGACTGTCATTACGTGGCTGCCGAGGCTAATGGTCGAATTGAACAGGATCCGCGTTTCATTGCTGACCGCGAATATCGCATCCCCGCTGAGCGTCGTCGCCGCCAATTGCAACGTGGAGGTGCCAGGCGATTGCACGAAGGCGCCTTTTATGACGGTCAGGCGATGGGCACCGATGCTAAGGGTGCCGAGTCGGTTGGAATGATTCGCTGGGGATGTCCCTGCCCGGTCCGGTGTGATTCTCGCGTCTCCCGTCACCGTTACCGGATATTCGTTGAGCGTCAAACCGGTCCGGCCAAGCTCGAGTTCACCCCCGGCAAGGGTGATGCTGCATGCGGCAGGGCCGATCGGATTGTCCACGTTACCGAACCGCACTTTGCCGGCCTGAATCGTCAATGTACCGCTGGTCCGACCGGCTCCCGCGGCCGAGCCAAGGATTAGTTGACCCAGTCCCGTTTTCGTGAAATTTCCGGAGCTCTGAAGAGATCCGAGCGTCAAAACCACGTTATCATCGATGTCAAATGTGGGAGGCGTGGCGCTGAAGGTTGTATTGCCGAATGTCAGTCCCGCTGAACCGCTGCTCACGTTCGGCCCAACCGCAACTCGCAAGGTACTCGCGTTGATGGTCAATGTCCCCATGGTGCTGGTGATTCCAGAACCGCTGGAGTATCGACCGACGGAAATTGTTGTGTTCGTGTTGATGGTGGTGTTGCGATTGAAACTGATATTTGCGTCATTTCGGAGTCGAAGCGCAGTCCCGGTGGCGCGGATGAATATGCTGCCGCTGCCCAAGGCCGAGGGACTGCGACCTGCCTCGACGGCGCCAGTGAAGATATTGATGTCTCCACTGAACGTGTTGTTGTTCGTCAAGATGACCGTGCTGTTTTGAAGAACCGTCAACCCGCCGGCTCCGGAGACAACACCAAACAGCGAGACGGTCCAACCGTTGTTCCCCCAAATGTTGATTGGAGATCCCTGATTGTTGAGGGATCCACGAATCGTGAGGCTCCCATTGATGGGGTTAATTTCAAGAGGATCTGCAAAATCTCCATCGCCTTCGACAGAATGTTCGATCGCATGATGACCGGTTGAAAGATTCTCAATCTTGGGGTCGGCTCCACTGAAATCGTACAGTCGCACGGCATTCCCGCGATTCGTTCGGCTGACTGTCGCTGAGGAACCGAAAATGATTTGATGAATATTGTAGGTGCCCGCCACGTTGTTTGTCGTGACAGGACGATGATTGTTGTTGAAACGGAGGATATTTCCGGGAGGCGGCTCATTCCATAAACCGCCGGGATCCCATCGCGCACCTGCCGCCCCCTGTCGCCAAAATTCATCCGGCGCATCGCTTCGCCAGTCGTACACAGTTTGCGCCAATGAGGACCTCAATCCCCCCGGAATGCCGCAAAAGATTCCTATCAAAATGCAGATCAGGTAAACCGGTTTGACGCCGAAAGCGACCGACCGCGCATGTCCCCATGTGCTGATCAACGAAGCCGACAACATGGCTTTCCATCCAAATGCCGATCAGATTCAAAATTTACATCAGGACACAAATCTCATGCGTTTGAAATTGGCTTTTTTATCGCTAGCCGATCGTAAGTGTTGTGTAAGGGCGGAGCCGGCACTATTCCGTCGTTACGGCTTGCACTAGCGTCACTTCGATCAAATTAAAGCGTTTCTATTCGAGCGGATTTCGTTATGCTTCTGTTATTTATTGTGTCGACGGCGGATTCGACGTGCGGAGCTCCATGCGCGACCTATCCGATTCAGCCGCCATGGGTCCGAACAATGCTTGCAAGTGCTTTCCAGCAGCGTAGGTTGAATTGCCGTGGAGCATCTATTTGACAGAATCGACCCGCTGATCGCCGGATGGATGGAAAGAAACGGAATCCGTATGCTCCGCGTCTCTCTTGGCATCGTCTTTCTCTGGTTTGGGGCGCTGAAAACAGCCGGAATGAGCCCCGCGCAGGAGCTTGTAGCGCGAACGGTGTACTGGGTTTCACCCGAGTTCTTCATTCCGGTGCTGGGCTGGTGGGAGGTGATCATCGGCGTTGGGTTGTTGATCCGGCCGCTGGCTCGAGTGGCAATCGCCCTCCTGTTCCTTCAAATGCCTGGTACGTTTTTGCCGTTGGTGCTACTACCGGATGTCTGTTTTACATCCATACCATTCGGCCTCACAATTGAAGGTCAATACATCGTCAAAAACCTGGTGCTCATCAGCGCCGCCATTGTGGTGGGCGGAACTGTTCGCGAGCGATCCGGAGTCAGCCGTAAACTCTAGACCCAGCCTTCTGACCGCACATGGCACGGTCCGCCTGAAGCGTCAAGCGGGCATAACTCTATGCCCCCGACTCACGAATGTTGCTTGATAACGCCCGGGGTTGCATGCTCTCCGCATGCAGGTTATGGAACTGCTCGTTACGGGAGCGGTGCAAGGCGTCGGGTTTCGACCTTTGGTCTTTCGCATAGCACATCGGCTCGGGCTGGGCGGCGCAGTGTGGAACGAACCCGGTGGCGTCCGAATTCGGCTGGTGGGACCGCCGATCCGCGTCGAGCTTTTCGCCCCGACTCTGCGCCGGGAATGTCAGCTACCCGCTCGAATCGACCAGATCCGCGTTCTATCCGTCTCGGAGGCAGACGCGCCAGAGCCGTTTCGAATCGCAGACAGTTCGATTGGCGGTACACGAGAGGCTCTGGTGATGCCGGACCTGGCGACCTGCCCGGCCTGTCTTCGTGAACTCTTTGACCCCCGGAACCGCCGATACCGGCACCCCTTCATCAACTGCACCCGCTGCGGACCGCGCTACAGCATCATCACCGGCATTCCGTACGACCGAGAGCGGACCACCATGCGCGATTTTCCCATGTGCTCGGAATGCCGGGCCGAATTCGAAAACCCGGAAGATCGCCGCTTTCACGCCCAACCGATCGCCTGTCCCCGATGCGGACCCGCCGTCGAGTTGTTGGATGCGCGCGGGACGCGCATAGGCGGGCGCGATTGGGCAGTGCGTGAAACCGTGCGGCGATTGCGCGCGGGGCAAATTGTGGCCGTGAAGGGGATCGGCGGCTTCCACCTGATGTGCGACGCGCGGTCGGAGGAAACCGTTCGCGAACTGCGCCGGCGCAAACGGCGCGACGAAAAACCGTTCGCCCTCATGGTCCCGGATCTCGCTTGGGCCCGCGAGCTGGCCGAGTTGTCGGATCTTGAAATCGATTTGCTGCTCTCGGCGGCCGCACCGATTGTCCTAGTGGCGCGACGTATGACGAATGGAGTCGCCGAATCGGTAGCGCCCCGCAATCCTCAACTCGGCCTCATGTTGCCCTACGCGCCGATTCACCACATGATCCTTAGGGAATTTTCTGCCCCCCTCGTCGCAACGAGTGGAAATCTTTCCGATGAACCCATTTGCATCGACGAGCGCGAGGCCGTCGAACGATTGGCGGGCATCGCCGATGCATTCCTCGTGCACAACCGGCCGATCGCCCGCCCGCAGGACGATTCCGTGGCCCGCGTGGTTGACCGGCGGGTCTGCATGATCCGGCGCGCCCGGGGCTATGCCCCGCTGGCGATTCCTCTGCCTTTCGAGACCCGCCCCGTTCTCGCCCTCGGGGCGCACCTCAAAAATACCATCGCGCTCGCGTTCCACGATCGTATTGTGTTGAGCCAGCATCATGGGGACCTCGACTCATGGGAAGCCCGGCGCGCCTTCGAGCAGGCCGTCGAGGACCTGCCCGCGCTCTACGGCGTCCGACCGGAGATTTGGGCCGTGGACGCTCATCCGGATTACGCGACATCCCTCTACGCTCGAGACCATGGACTGCAGGCGATTCCGATCCAGCACCATCATGCGCACATCGCCGCAGCCATGGCGGAACACGGGCTGGAAGGTACCGTATTGGGTGTAGCGTGGGACGGCACGGGCCTTGGGAGCGACGGCACCATCTGGGGCGGCGAATTTCTCCTTGTATCTCGATCTTCATTTCTGCGGATCGGTCGATTGAGCTGCTTCCGGCTGCCGGGGGGCGATTCCGCGATGCGCAAGCCCGTCCACTCAGCGTTTGGTGTTTTGAGCGCCGCATGCCCCGACAAACTGCCTGAGCTCGCGGCCCGCGTGCTCGAAATGGATGAGGAATCAATCCGGATTTGTGCCGCCCTCATTCGCAGCGGCGAAAACGCACCTCTAACCAGCAGCGCAGGCCGCTGGTTCGACGCAGCCTCGGCCTTGCTGGGGGCTTGTAGACGAGCGACTTATGAGGGCCAAGCCGCCCAGATGCTGGAATTTCTCTGCCGCGGGACCG
This portion of the Kiritimatiellia bacterium genome encodes:
- the hypF gene encoding carbamoyltransferase HypF is translated as MELLVTGAVQGVGFRPLVFRIAHRLGLGGAVWNEPGGVRIRLVGPPIRVELFAPTLRRECQLPARIDQIRVLSVSEADAPEPFRIADSSIGGTREALVMPDLATCPACLRELFDPRNRRYRHPFINCTRCGPRYSIITGIPYDRERTTMRDFPMCSECRAEFENPEDRRFHAQPIACPRCGPAVELLDARGTRIGGRDWAVRETVRRLRAGQIVAVKGIGGFHLMCDARSEETVRELRRRKRRDEKPFALMVPDLAWARELAELSDLEIDLLLSAAAPIVLVARRMTNGVAESVAPRNPQLGLMLPYAPIHHMILREFSAPLVATSGNLSDEPICIDEREAVERLAGIADAFLVHNRPIARPQDDSVARVVDRRVCMIRRARGYAPLAIPLPFETRPVLALGAHLKNTIALAFHDRIVLSQHHGDLDSWEARRAFEQAVEDLPALYGVRPEIWAVDAHPDYATSLYARDHGLQAIPIQHHHAHIAAAMAEHGLEGTVLGVAWDGTGLGSDGTIWGGEFLLVSRSSFLRIGRLSCFRLPGGDSAMRKPVHSAFGVLSAACPDKLPELAARVLEMDEESIRICAALIRSGENAPLTSSAGRWFDAASALLGACRRATYEGQAAQMLEFLCRGTEVTAPYPYELRTEESVVVFDLAPVIRALLDEIRTGAAPSISASRFHNTMADIIATMAQAHPNLPVVLSGGCFQNRVLLSLAIRRLRELGRQVYFPEQVPPNDGGISLGQAAIVAWRLNLGPKAP